One bacterium genomic window carries:
- a CDS encoding glycosyltransferase family 39 protein, whose amino-acid sequence MSPRRFLLLIALLAAAAGVLRVTGLGFGFPYFFHPDEATAIRRVLVMQRGDLNPHWFSMPSFYLYLLYFSRIPAEKFLPAGPQGLHLLGRIWAAALGTLTLFPVYAAGRRLYGRRCGLLAAVLLATVPLHVLLSHYATVDVPATCMVAFSLWGAAAILTGGGGGWYLAAGAAAGLAAGTKYNAGFVLLPVIAAHFLAPPAPGRPRRLVFALGAAAGVFLLSTPFLVGDLPVFWRDLAGQSAYLISKGHGPIFIDTSPGIAYQVFYNFYYAGGTGWWLLVVAGVTAAAIRRRRSDLVLLAFVVPYLVLISIPTVKFIRFLLPLVPALCVAAGGVASSFPRNRRFGRVWTAAVLGVGAWMLLISAAYARMLAGPDPREAALEWMLKNLPAGADIGFIKTETGLVYLDDPPLEPGDTRFRLRRYDRLIRALAPGARPRYLVVTDFDYRQILRLDELYDDKRCALWTSFLGEKEGYRLLRRFRATPALGPLVFGTGFPPHDLKYNRPEISVFIREKQ is encoded by the coding sequence ATGAGTCCCCGCCGGTTCCTCCTTCTCATCGCGCTCCTGGCCGCCGCCGCCGGGGTTCTTCGCGTAACCGGACTCGGTTTCGGGTTTCCCTATTTTTTTCACCCCGACGAGGCCACCGCCATCCGCCGCGTGCTCGTCATGCAGCGCGGCGATCTCAACCCCCATTGGTTCAGCATGCCCTCGTTCTATCTTTACCTTCTCTACTTTTCCCGGATCCCGGCGGAGAAGTTTCTGCCCGCCGGGCCCCAGGGACTGCACCTGCTCGGCCGGATCTGGGCGGCGGCGCTGGGGACCCTTACCCTATTTCCGGTTTACGCCGCCGGCCGGCGCCTCTACGGGCGCCGCTGCGGTCTGCTGGCGGCGGTGCTGCTGGCGACTGTGCCGCTGCACGTGCTGCTTTCCCACTACGCCACCGTGGACGTCCCCGCGACGTGTATGGTGGCGTTTTCTCTCTGGGGCGCGGCCGCGATCCTGACCGGCGGGGGGGGAGGGTGGTATCTGGCGGCGGGGGCGGCGGCGGGCCTGGCCGCAGGGACCAAATACAACGCCGGCTTCGTGCTGCTGCCCGTGATCGCCGCCCATTTCCTGGCGCCGCCGGCGCCGGGGCGCCCCCGTCGTCTGGTCTTCGCCCTGGGCGCCGCCGCCGGCGTTTTTCTTCTCTCCACTCCTTTTCTCGTCGGCGATCTTCCGGTGTTCTGGCGCGACCTGGCGGGCCAGTCCGCTTATCTGATCAGCAAGGGCCACGGCCCTATCTTTATCGACACATCTCCCGGCATCGCCTACCAGGTTTTCTACAATTTCTACTACGCGGGCGGGACCGGCTGGTGGCTTCTGGTCGTTGCCGGGGTGACGGCGGCGGCCATCCGCCGGCGGCGTTCCGACCTGGTGTTGCTGGCGTTCGTCGTTCCCTACCTGGTCCTGATATCGATCCCCACCGTCAAATTCATTCGGTTCCTGCTCCCCCTTGTCCCCGCGCTCTGCGTCGCCGCCGGCGGCGTGGCCTCCTCCTTCCCCCGGAACCGTCGCTTCGGCCGGGTTTGGACCGCTGCCGTGCTGGGGGTGGGGGCCTGGATGCTGCTCATCTCCGCCGCCTACGCGCGGATGCTGGCCGGCCCCGATCCCCGCGAGGCCGCTCTCGAATGGATGTTGAAGAACCTCCCCGCCGGAGCCGATATCGGCTTCATCAAGACCGAAACCGGGCTGGTTTACCTGGATGACCCCCCCCTGGAGCCCGGCGACACCCGCTTCCGCCTCCGGCGGTACGATCGCCTGATCCGGGCCCTGGCTCCGGGGGCCCGGCCCCGTTATCTGGTGGTGACGGACTTCGATTACCGGCAGATCCTGCGCCTGGACGAGCTCTACGACGACAAGCGTTGCGCTCTCTGGACCTCGTTTCTGGGCGAAAAAGAGGGTTACCGGCTGCTGCGGCGGTTCCGGGCCACCCCGGCGCTGGGGCCGCTGGTATTCGGGACGGGGTTCCCTCCCCACGACCTCAAATACAACCGGCCCGAGATCTCCGTCTTCATCAGGGAGAAACAATGA
- the deoC gene encoding deoxyribose-phosphate aldolase encodes MNEAAYDRKLASIIDHTLLKPEATKEDFDRLVEEAKKYHFRSVCVHSSNVEYVARLLEGSDVIPIAVVGFPHGQMTPVAKAFEAHDAIVSRGAQEIDMVINISSLKSKYYVMVLEDIKQVVGACEGKPVKVILETGLLTRNEKICGCCLAKAAGAKFIKTSTGMVEGGATVEDVRLIREIVGDELLIKASGGVKTREFAYELIRAGANRIGTSRSVELVSGDGVARAEGY; translated from the coding sequence ATGAACGAAGCCGCCTATGACCGCAAGCTGGCGTCGATCATCGATCATACCCTGCTCAAACCGGAGGCGACCAAGGAGGATTTCGACCGTCTGGTCGAGGAGGCGAAGAAATATCATTTCCGCTCGGTCTGCGTCCATTCCAGCAACGTCGAATACGTCGCCAGGCTCCTGGAAGGCTCCGACGTGATCCCCATAGCGGTGGTGGGTTTCCCCCACGGCCAGATGACTCCCGTCGCCAAGGCCTTTGAAGCCCATGACGCCATCGTCAGCCGCGGCGCCCAGGAAATCGATATGGTGATCAATATCAGTTCGCTTAAATCCAAGTACTACGTCATGGTCCTGGAGGACATCAAGCAGGTGGTAGGCGCCTGTGAAGGGAAACCGGTCAAAGTCATTCTCGAAACCGGCTTGTTGACCCGAAACGAAAAAATCTGCGGCTGCTGCCTGGCCAAGGCCGCGGGAGCCAAATTCATCAAGACCTCGACCGGCATGGTCGAGGGAGGGGCGACGGTCGAAGACGTGCGCCTGATCCGGGAGATCGTCGGGGACGAACTCCTGATCAAGGCCAGCGGCGGGGTCAAGACCCGCGAATTCGCCTACGAGCTGATCCGGGCCGGGGCCAACCGGATCGGAACCAGCCGCTCGGTGGAACTGGTCTCGGGGGACGGGGTCGCCCGGGCCGAAGGCTACTGA